The proteins below come from a single Comamonas antarctica genomic window:
- a CDS encoding GatB/YqeY domain-containing protein, producing MSLKDQITDDMKTAMRAKDSERLGTIRMLLAAMKQKEVDERVVLDDVAIIAIVDKLIKQRKDSIAAFETANRQDLVDKEKAELEVLKVYLPQRMTADEVTAAVQAIVAELGAKGPGDMGKVMGAVKTQLAGKADMGQVSAAVKAALAG from the coding sequence ATGAGCCTCAAAGACCAGATCACCGACGACATGAAGACCGCCATGCGCGCCAAGGACAGCGAGCGCCTGGGCACCATCCGCATGCTGCTGGCGGCCATGAAACAAAAGGAAGTCGATGAGCGCGTGGTGCTGGACGACGTGGCCATCATTGCCATCGTCGACAAGCTGATCAAGCAGCGCAAGGACAGCATTGCCGCGTTCGAGACCGCGAACCGCCAGGACCTGGTGGACAAGGAAAAGGCCGAACTCGAGGTGCTCAAGGTCTATCTGCCCCAGCGCATGACGGCCGATGAAGTCACTGCCGCCGTGCAGGCCATCGTCGCCGAACTCGGCGCCAAGGGCCCGGGCGACATGGGCAAGGTCATGGGCGCGGTCAAGACCCAGCTTGCAGGCAAGGCCGACATGGGCCAAGTGTCGGCTGCCGTAAAGGCCGCGCTGGCTGGCTGA